In Hwangdonia lutea, a single window of DNA contains:
- the rpmB gene encoding 50S ribosomal protein L28: protein MSRVCELTGKKAMVGNNVSHALNRTKRKFNANLVKKRFYIPEEDNWVTLKVSTSALKTINKIGISAAIKEARAKGFYK, encoded by the coding sequence ATGTCAAGAGTTTGTGAACTTACAGGAAAGAAGGCAATGGTTGGAAACAACGTGTCTCATGCATTAAATAGAACTAAACGCAAATTTAATGCGAATTTAGTGAAAAAACGTTTTTACATTCCAGAAGAAGATAACTGGGTAACTTTAAAAGTTTCTACTTCTGCTTTAAAAACAATTAATAAAATTGGTATTTCTGCAGCAATTAAGGAAGCAAGAGCTAAAGGGTTTTATAAATAA
- a CDS encoding Hpt domain-containing protein — protein sequence MEQHYKLFRVRELADNDEDFVRTLAETFVEEVSEDAERLKNAVAEKDYQEAYQAAHKMKPTIDLFELGILDDLIEVQDWGKFTKTDMDITEKLDIVITAVDKALVEIKSDFNL from the coding sequence ATGGAACAACATTATAAATTATTTAGAGTACGCGAATTGGCCGATAACGACGAGGATTTTGTTAGAACATTGGCCGAAACATTTGTAGAAGAAGTGTCTGAAGATGCAGAACGACTTAAAAATGCTGTGGCCGAAAAAGACTATCAAGAAGCCTATCAAGCGGCTCATAAAATGAAACCAACGATAGATTTATTTGAACTTGGTATTCTTGACGATTTAATTGAGGTTCAAGATTGGGGAAAATTCACGAAAACCGATATGGATATTACCGAAAAACTAGATATTGTAATTACGGCGGTAGACAAGGCTTTGGTGGAAATAAAATCGGATTTTAATCTGTAA
- a CDS encoding SRPBCC family protein has translation MGYSIFHNLQIKASSKDVFDAVSQPEHLNNWWTLKSSGKPELNSEYNLNFTDDYNWFCKVSKVINNASFHLKMTEADKDWEPTTFGFNLEQTENGTLVKFSHVNWPENNHHFKHSSFCWAMLLNGLKNYLEKGVIVPFEDRN, from the coding sequence ATGGGTTATTCTATTTTTCATAACCTTCAAATTAAAGCATCTTCTAAAGATGTGTTCGATGCGGTGTCTCAACCAGAGCATCTCAATAATTGGTGGACTTTAAAATCTTCAGGAAAACCAGAATTAAATTCAGAATACAACTTAAATTTTACTGATGATTACAATTGGTTCTGCAAGGTTTCAAAAGTAATAAACAACGCGTCATTTCATTTAAAAATGACAGAGGCCGATAAAGATTGGGAGCCAACCACTTTTGGTTTCAATTTGGAGCAAACCGAAAACGGAACCTTGGTGAAGTTTAGTCACGTAAATTGGCCGGAAAACAACCATCATTTTAAACACTCTTCATTTTGTTGGGCCATGTTGCTAAACGGACTAAAAAATTATTTGGAAAAAGGAGTTATAGTCCCTTTTGAAGATAGAAATTAA
- a CDS encoding 3'-5' exonuclease: protein MQLNLTKPICFFDLETTGINITKDRIVEIAILKVHPNGKEESKTWLVNPEMPIPKEVTEIHGISDADVADKPTFKELAKEIYNLIKDSDLGGFNSNRFDIPLLAEEMLRADVDFDMKNRLSVDVQTIFHKMEQRTLSAAYKFYCDKNLEDAHSAEADTNATYEVLKAQIKRYDEIENDTKFLAEFSSRKKFADFAGFITYNKKGEECFSFGKHKGKLVTDVLEKEPGYFGWLLNADFPLYTKKVLTAIKLKSFNNKLD from the coding sequence ATGCAACTAAACCTCACAAAACCCATCTGTTTCTTCGATTTAGAAACCACGGGCATAAATATTACAAAAGACCGTATTGTTGAAATAGCCATACTTAAAGTACACCCTAACGGCAAAGAAGAAAGCAAAACCTGGTTGGTAAACCCGGAGATGCCCATCCCTAAGGAAGTCACGGAAATACATGGCATTTCTGATGCTGATGTGGCAGATAAACCCACGTTTAAAGAACTCGCCAAAGAGATTTACAACCTTATAAAAGATTCCGATTTGGGAGGTTTTAATTCCAATAGATTCGATATTCCGCTTTTAGCCGAAGAAATGTTGCGAGCCGATGTGGATTTCGATATGAAAAACCGTTTGTCTGTCGATGTGCAAACCATTTTCCATAAAATGGAACAGCGTACATTAAGTGCCGCCTACAAATTTTATTGCGATAAAAACTTAGAGGATGCGCATAGTGCCGAAGCCGATACCAATGCGACCTACGAAGTGTTAAAAGCGCAAATAAAAAGGTACGACGAAATAGAAAACGATACTAAATTTTTGGCCGAATTTAGCTCGCGAAAAAAGTTTGCTGATTTTGCTGGTTTTATAACCTATAACAAAAAAGGCGAAGAGTGTTTTTCTTTTGGAAAGCACAAAGGCAAATTAGTTACCGATGTGCTCGAAAAAGAACCCGGATATTTTGGTTGGTTGTTAAATGCCGATTTTCCGTTGTACACCAAAAAAGTGTTAACGGCTATTAAGTTGAAGAGCTTTAACAATAAATTAGATTAA
- a CDS encoding glycosyltransferase family 2 protein, translating to MKLSVVILNYNVRYFLELCLKSVRAAVADIEAEIIVVDNNSEDDSCNMVKARFPEVKLIQNQENLGFSKGNNIGVSQAKGKYLCILNPDTVVAEDTFIKMLDYAQSKEKLGIVGCKLINGAGEFLPESKRNIPYVNAAFKKLLGNSKSYYANHLNENETGKVDVLVGAFMLIKREVYHAVNGFDEDYFMYGEDIDLSYKMLKAGYQNYYFGDTTVIHFKGESTLRDKYYVRRFYGAMQIFYIKHFKKNMLFDMLVWFGIRLVYMFRKSPVKKTVSIEKYVLISNQINEKLKFVLQKEITLKSDLSNIQKFTEVIFDANTLGYKKIIEMMEQGVNSTSVTYKILPENANFILGSNDAISRGEVIILKQ from the coding sequence TTGAAACTCTCAGTTGTAATTTTAAACTATAATGTGCGCTACTTTTTAGAACTCTGCTTAAAAAGCGTGCGTGCTGCCGTAGCCGATATTGAAGCAGAAATTATTGTTGTGGATAATAATTCTGAAGACGATAGCTGTAACATGGTAAAAGCAAGGTTTCCGGAGGTAAAACTTATACAAAACCAAGAGAATTTAGGTTTTTCCAAAGGAAATAATATAGGCGTTTCTCAAGCAAAAGGTAAGTATTTGTGCATTTTAAACCCAGATACGGTGGTTGCCGAAGATACGTTTATTAAAATGCTTGATTATGCACAATCAAAAGAAAAACTTGGTATTGTAGGGTGTAAATTAATAAATGGTGCAGGCGAATTTTTGCCCGAAAGCAAACGGAATATTCCATATGTAAATGCCGCTTTTAAAAAATTGTTGGGCAATTCAAAAAGCTATTATGCGAATCATTTAAATGAAAATGAAACCGGGAAAGTCGATGTGCTCGTGGGGGCCTTTATGCTTATAAAACGAGAGGTGTACCATGCGGTAAACGGTTTTGACGAAGATTATTTTATGTACGGCGAAGACATCGATTTGTCATATAAAATGTTAAAGGCTGGTTATCAAAATTATTATTTTGGAGACACAACGGTTATTCATTTTAAAGGCGAAAGTACTTTAAGGGATAAATATTATGTGCGTCGTTTTTATGGTGCTATGCAAATATTCTACATAAAACATTTTAAGAAAAACATGTTGTTTGATATGTTGGTTTGGTTTGGAATAAGGCTGGTTTATATGTTCAGAAAATCACCGGTAAAAAAAACGGTGTCGATTGAAAAATATGTGTTAATTTCCAATCAAATCAATGAAAAGCTTAAATTTGTATTGCAAAAAGAGATAACTTTAAAATCAGATTTAAGTAATATTCAAAAATTTACCGAAGTTATTTTTGATGCCAATACTTTAGGTTACAAAAAGATTATTGAAATGATGGAACAAGGCGTAAACAGCACATCTGTAACCTATAAAATTTTACCGGAAAATGCCAATTTTATATTGGGAAGCAATGATGCTATAAGCAGGGGAGAAGTTATCATTTTAAAACAATGA
- the recR gene encoding recombination mediator RecR, producing MEFSSKLLERAVNEMSQLPGIGKRTALRLVLHLLRQPKEQTTALSQALQDMRNTIKFCESCHNISDFKLCEICANPNRNETIICVVEDVKDVMAIENTSSFKGLYHVLGGKISPMDGIGPHDLNIETLVNKVKQGVVKELIFALSSTMEGDTTNFYIYKQIQDYKVVTSTIARGISVGDELEYADEITLGRSIVNRIPFETSLKL from the coding sequence ATGGAGTTTTCTTCAAAATTGTTAGAACGGGCTGTAAACGAAATGTCGCAGTTACCAGGAATTGGTAAGCGTACCGCGTTGCGTTTGGTTTTGCATTTATTAAGGCAGCCAAAAGAGCAAACTACGGCGTTATCGCAGGCATTACAGGATATGCGCAACACTATAAAGTTTTGTGAATCTTGCCATAACATTAGCGATTTTAAGCTTTGCGAAATCTGCGCCAACCCCAACAGAAACGAAACCATTATTTGTGTGGTTGAAGATGTAAAAGATGTAATGGCCATTGAAAATACCAGCTCCTTTAAAGGGTTATACCATGTTTTGGGCGGAAAAATATCGCCTATGGATGGTATTGGCCCTCACGATTTGAATATCGAAACCTTAGTAAACAAAGTAAAACAAGGAGTGGTTAAAGAGCTTATTTTCGCGTTAAGTTCAACCATGGAAGGCGATACCACCAATTTTTATATTTATAAACAAATTCAAGATTATAAAGTTGTTACATCAACCATTGCGCGAGGAATTTCGGTTGGTGATGAGTTGGAATATGCCGATGAGATAACCCTAGGAAGAAGTATAGTAAATAGAATACCTTTTGAAACCTCTTTAAAATTATAA
- a CDS encoding competence/damage-inducible protein A, with translation MQAEIITIGDELLIGQVIDTNSAYISKQLNKIGVSVYQMTSIQDDKAHILQALKEAEEKADIIILTGGLGPTKDDITKNTLAEYFNDTLVRDASVLKNIERLWEKKINQPLKQVNIDQALIPSKASVLMNKYGSAPGMWMAKKGKVFISLPGVPFEMKAIMEHEVLPKLKATFKCPFILHTTLLVYGVGESSLAERIEDWEDALPKHIRLAYLPNLGKVRLRLTAKGFDEQLIKNEVQQQIDSLLPLIKNEFFGFEEAESSIEIVLGKQLVKLGKTLAVAESCTGGKIAEQITANAGASAYFKGGLVTYATQSKIDVLGVSKAIIDAHSVVSAQVAEAMAKNALQLFNADYAIATTGNAGPEKGDSNAEVGTVFIAIATKTHVFSEVFNLGNHRVKVINKAVNKAFEMLQKEILKNR, from the coding sequence ATGCAGGCTGAAATTATTACCATTGGTGATGAGCTGCTCATAGGGCAGGTTATAGACACCAATTCTGCATATATTTCTAAACAGCTTAATAAAATTGGGGTTTCGGTTTATCAAATGACTTCGATTCAAGATGATAAAGCACATATTCTACAAGCTTTAAAAGAGGCTGAAGAAAAAGCAGACATTATTATTCTTACCGGCGGATTGGGGCCAACAAAAGACGATATTACCAAAAATACCCTTGCCGAATATTTTAACGACACTTTGGTTCGTGATGCTTCCGTATTAAAAAACATTGAGCGTCTCTGGGAAAAAAAAATTAATCAACCGCTTAAGCAGGTTAATATAGACCAGGCTTTGATACCATCAAAAGCATCGGTTTTAATGAATAAATACGGTAGCGCTCCAGGGATGTGGATGGCAAAAAAAGGAAAGGTTTTTATTTCACTTCCGGGTGTGCCTTTTGAGATGAAAGCTATTATGGAACATGAGGTGCTTCCTAAGTTAAAAGCCACTTTTAAATGCCCGTTTATTTTACACACAACCCTGTTGGTTTATGGCGTTGGCGAAAGTTCGCTAGCTGAAAGAATTGAAGATTGGGAAGATGCCTTGCCAAAACACATCAGGCTCGCGTATTTACCAAATTTAGGCAAAGTGAGGTTGCGCTTAACGGCAAAAGGGTTTGATGAACAACTAATAAAAAACGAGGTACAGCAGCAAATAGACAGCTTACTACCTTTAATTAAAAATGAATTTTTTGGTTTTGAAGAAGCTGAATCGTCCATTGAAATCGTTTTAGGAAAGCAATTAGTAAAATTAGGAAAAACACTTGCCGTAGCCGAAAGTTGTACCGGAGGTAAAATAGCCGAACAGATTACGGCAAATGCCGGTGCTTCAGCTTATTTTAAAGGAGGATTGGTAACCTATGCCACCCAATCTAAAATTGATGTTTTGGGTGTCTCAAAAGCTATCATAGATGCACATTCCGTGGTAAGCGCTCAGGTTGCCGAGGCCATGGCTAAAAATGCTTTACAATTATTTAATGCCGATTATGCCATAGCAACTACTGGAAATGCGGGACCGGAAAAAGGCGACTCCAATGCCGAGGTTGGTACGGTTTTTATAGCCATAGCCACAAAAACACATGTTTTTTCCGAAGTATTTAACCTGGGAAACCATCGTGTAAAAGTGATAAATAAAGCCGTAAATAAAGCCTTCGAAATGCTTCAAAAAGAAATTTTAAAAAATAGATAA
- a CDS encoding amidase family protein, which produces MRLSIFFLLSFLIYSCKNPKTENTVSDSQTLNDSIVTSNDSIKDFREFKVLDSKFIDVSQLWQPFENDLKDFTAETYNNLKPLILEADIPTLQNHISEGHLSYELLTKFYLYRIKKFDRENSLSLNSVISLNPNAIKEAIEADQTDFEVEPHPIYGMPILLKDNINTSGMPTTAGAVALQNNNTDDAFVVKQLKRKGAIILGKANLSEWAYFFCNDCPSGYSAIGGQTLNPYGRRIMDTGGSSSGSGVAVAANFCVAAVGSETSGSILSPSSQNSIVGLKPTIGLLSRSGIVPISSTLDTPGPMTKNVTDNAIVLDAMLGFDNNDSKSIDTTSETGFYNSNMLFKADFSGKRFGAFKRLLEDSLYVQAIADLKSKGAKIIEIEEEKNDLPDFLRLLNLDMKNDLPKYLSDDASNDVVVTSVKDVIDFNKKDSVNRMPYGQKLFEGIVADSAANEAFQNIKNTLKTNGRRFYDKPMKAHNLDGFLSINNYHAGFAAVAEYPAITVPMGYTEKGAPKGLTFISKPLSENDLLQWAYIYEQVSKRRKAPKNYN; this is translated from the coding sequence ATGAGACTTTCTATATTTTTCTTGTTATCGTTTTTAATCTATTCTTGTAAAAACCCAAAAACAGAAAACACTGTTTCTGATAGCCAAACTTTAAATGATTCTATTGTTACTTCAAACGATTCGATTAAAGATTTCAGGGAATTTAAAGTTTTAGATTCAAAGTTTATTGATGTTTCGCAACTGTGGCAACCTTTTGAAAACGATTTAAAGGATTTTACTGCGGAAACCTATAATAATTTAAAACCGCTAATTTTAGAGGCAGATATTCCAACGCTTCAAAACCACATATCTGAAGGTCATTTGTCTTATGAGTTGCTCACTAAATTCTATTTGTACCGCATTAAAAAGTTTGATAGAGAAAATTCCTTGTCACTTAATTCGGTTATTTCATTAAATCCAAACGCGATTAAAGAAGCAATTGAAGCAGATCAAACAGATTTTGAGGTTGAACCACATCCCATTTATGGCATGCCCATTTTATTAAAAGATAATATCAACACTTCGGGAATGCCAACAACTGCAGGTGCCGTGGCCTTACAAAACAACAACACCGATGATGCTTTTGTGGTTAAACAATTAAAACGCAAAGGGGCTATAATTTTAGGAAAAGCAAACCTAAGCGAATGGGCGTATTTTTTCTGTAACGATTGCCCAAGCGGTTATAGCGCTATTGGTGGACAAACCTTAAATCCTTATGGCCGAAGAATTATGGATACTGGTGGTTCGAGTTCGGGGAGTGGTGTGGCTGTTGCTGCTAATTTTTGTGTTGCTGCTGTGGGTAGCGAAACATCGGGTTCAATATTATCGCCCTCAAGTCAAAATTCTATTGTTGGTTTAAAACCAACCATTGGATTATTGAGTAGAAGTGGTATTGTGCCTATTTCGTCTACCTTGGATACGCCAGGGCCGATGACCAAAAACGTAACGGATAACGCCATTGTATTGGATGCGATGCTTGGTTTTGATAATAACGATTCCAAATCGATTGATACAACATCCGAAACAGGTTTTTATAACAGCAACATGTTGTTTAAAGCCGATTTTTCAGGGAAGCGTTTTGGCGCATTTAAAAGATTGTTGGAAGATTCACTTTACGTTCAAGCTATTGCAGATTTAAAATCCAAAGGCGCGAAAATTATAGAGATTGAGGAAGAAAAAAATGATTTACCAGATTTTTTAAGGCTGTTAAATTTAGATATGAAAAACGATTTACCTAAATATCTTTCAGATGATGCGAGCAATGATGTTGTGGTAACATCGGTTAAAGATGTTATTGATTTCAACAAAAAAGATTCCGTGAATCGGATGCCTTATGGCCAAAAACTATTTGAAGGTATTGTAGCCGATAGCGCAGCCAATGAAGCATTTCAAAATATAAAAAACACTTTAAAAACCAATGGAAGACGTTTTTATGATAAACCGATGAAAGCACACAATCTGGATGGTTTTTTATCCATAAACAATTACCACGCAGGTTTTGCTGCCGTAGCCGAATATCCCGCTATAACGGTACCGATGGGTTATACAGAAAAAGGTGCGCCAAAGGGTTTAACATTTATAAGTAAACCCTTATCTGAAAATGATTTATTGCAATGGGCGTATATTTATGAACAAGTTTCAAAAAGGCGAAAAGCGCCAAAAAACTACAATTAA
- a CDS encoding dihydrolipoamide acetyltransferase family protein — MAKFELKLPKMGESVAEATITAWLKEVGDTIELDEAVLEIATDKVDSEVPSEVDGVLVEKRFNVDDVVQVGQVIAIIETEGEDVSEAETPQVETEEQTPAAVEQVAQTVTAAQETVAPVSSSEGRFYSPLVKNIAKQEGITQEELDAIIGSGKDGRVTKNDILNYLENRGSAKKEEAPAETPKPVTKAEPQQKTAPAPVVASGEDEIIEMTRMGKLIAHHMVESTQTSAHVQSFIEADVTNIWNWRKKVKDGFMKREGENLTFTPIFMEAIAKALRDFPMMNISLQGDTIVKKKNINLGMAAALPDGNLIVPVIKNADQLNLVGMTKQVNDLAKRARLNQLKPDDIQGGTYTVTNVGTFGSIMGTPIINQPQVGILALGAIRKVPAVIETPEGDFIGIRYKMFLSHSYDHRVVNGALGGQFVKAVKDYLEAWDSNREI; from the coding sequence ATGGCAAAGTTTGAACTTAAATTACCGAAAATGGGAGAAAGTGTTGCAGAGGCAACAATAACTGCTTGGTTAAAAGAAGTTGGCGATACTATCGAATTGGATGAAGCGGTTTTGGAAATTGCGACGGATAAAGTAGATAGCGAAGTGCCAAGTGAGGTGGATGGTGTTTTAGTTGAAAAGCGCTTTAATGTTGATGATGTGGTTCAAGTTGGTCAAGTTATTGCAATTATTGAAACCGAAGGTGAAGACGTTTCAGAGGCTGAAACTCCTCAAGTTGAAACTGAAGAACAAACGCCTGCAGCTGTCGAACAAGTAGCGCAAACCGTAACGGCTGCACAAGAAACGGTTGCTCCGGTGAGTTCTAGCGAGGGGCGTTTTTACTCGCCATTGGTAAAAAACATAGCAAAACAAGAAGGCATTACACAAGAAGAATTAGATGCTATTATAGGTTCGGGCAAAGACGGGCGTGTAACTAAAAACGATATTCTTAACTATTTGGAAAACAGGGGGTCTGCTAAAAAAGAAGAGGCGCCAGCTGAAACCCCAAAACCAGTTACAAAAGCTGAACCACAACAAAAAACAGCACCAGCTCCTGTTGTTGCAAGTGGCGAAGACGAAATTATTGAAATGACCAGAATGGGTAAACTCATTGCGCATCATATGGTCGAATCGACGCAAACATCGGCACACGTTCAAAGTTTTATTGAAGCCGATGTGACCAATATCTGGAATTGGAGAAAAAAGGTTAAAGATGGTTTTATGAAACGCGAAGGCGAAAATTTAACCTTTACACCAATCTTTATGGAGGCCATTGCCAAGGCATTACGCGATTTCCCGATGATGAATATTTCATTGCAGGGCGATACTATTGTAAAAAAGAAAAATATTAATCTGGGTATGGCTGCGGCCTTACCGGATGGCAATTTAATTGTACCGGTTATAAAAAATGCCGATCAGCTTAATTTGGTGGGCATGACCAAACAGGTTAACGATTTGGCAAAACGAGCGCGTTTAAACCAATTAAAACCAGACGATATTCAAGGGGGAACGTACACCGTTACCAACGTGGGCACCTTTGGCAGCATTATGGGTACACCCATTATCAATCAGCCACAAGTGGGTATTTTAGCTTTAGGAGCTATTCGTAAAGTGCCCGCGGTTATTGAAACGCCAGAAGGCGATTTTATTGGTATTCGTTACAAAATGTTCCTATCGCATTCTTACGACCATCGTGTGGTAAACGGGGCTTTAGGCGGACAGTTTGTAAAAGCGGTTAAAGATTATTTAGAGGCTTGGGATTCTAACAGAGAAATTTAA
- a CDS encoding DUF4295 domain-containing protein translates to MAKKSVASLQTGSKRLTKAIKMVKSPKTGAYMFVESIMAPEFVNDFLNKK, encoded by the coding sequence ATGGCAAAAAAATCAGTAGCATCATTACAAACAGGATCAAAAAGATTAACAAAAGCAATAAAAATGGTTAAGTCTCCAAAAACAGGAGCTTACATGTTTGTTGAGTCTATTATGGCTCCAGAATTTGTAAACGACTTTTTAAACAAAAAGTAA
- a CDS encoding fumarylacetoacetate hydrolase family protein: MKLICIGRNYTEHIKELENEKPTDPVVFLKPDTAILLKKQPFFIPDFSDDVHHEVEILVKINRVGKHIDKKFAHKYYKEIGLGIDFTARDLQSQLKAKGLPWEKAKAFDGAAVVGNWLPVESFENVNDINFSLQKNGSVVQQGNTSHMLWKIDELIEYVSKYFTLKIGDIIFTGTPAGVGKVIANDKLEGFIENNAMFSIRVK, encoded by the coding sequence ATGAAACTAATCTGCATCGGTAGAAATTACACCGAACATATTAAAGAACTGGAAAACGAAAAACCAACGGATCCCGTTGTTTTTCTAAAACCAGATACGGCCATTCTTTTGAAAAAACAGCCCTTTTTTATTCCAGATTTTTCAGATGATGTGCATCACGAAGTCGAAATTTTGGTTAAAATAAATAGGGTAGGGAAGCATATTGATAAAAAATTTGCCCATAAATATTATAAGGAAATCGGACTTGGAATCGATTTTACAGCACGCGATTTACAAAGCCAATTAAAGGCTAAAGGCTTGCCTTGGGAAAAAGCAAAAGCCTTTGATGGTGCTGCCGTGGTGGGTAATTGGCTACCTGTTGAAAGTTTTGAAAATGTAAACGATATAAACTTCTCGTTGCAAAAAAACGGCTCCGTAGTACAGCAAGGCAACACCAGCCACATGCTATGGAAAATTGATGAATTAATAGAATATGTGTCAAAATATTTCACTTTAAAGATTGGAGATATTATCTTTACGGGCACACCAGCGGGAGTTGGCAAAGTTATTGCCAATGATAAATTAGAAGGATTTATAGAAAACAATGCCATGTTTTCAATAAGAGTAAAATAA
- the rpmG gene encoding 50S ribosomal protein L33: MAKKGNRIQVILECTEHKESGQPGTSRYITTKNKKNTPERMEIKKFNPILKRMTVHKEIK; this comes from the coding sequence ATGGCAAAAAAAGGCAACAGAATACAAGTAATATTAGAATGTACAGAGCATAAAGAGTCTGGTCAACCAGGAACTTCACGTTACATTACTACAAAAAACAAGAAAAATACGCCAGAAAGAATGGAGATTAAAAAATTTAATCCAATTCTTAAACGTATGACAGTTCATAAAGAAATTAAATAA
- the ftsY gene encoding signal recognition particle-docking protein FtsY — MSFFKKIFSSEKKETLDKGLEKSKSSFFGKLSKAVAGKSKVDDEVLDNLEEVLVSSDVGVNTTLKVIERIEARVAKDKYLGTDELNTILREEIAGLLSETNSGEDTEFTIPKDKKPYVIMVVGVNGVGKTTTIGKLAHQFKKQGLNVVLGAADTFRAAAIDQLQVWADRVDVPIVKQSMGSDPASVAFDTLQSAVNQNADVVIIDTAGRLHNKVNLMNELTKVKRVMQKVVDDTPNDVLLVLDGSTGQNAFEQAKQFTAATEVTSLAVTKLDGTAKGGVVIGISDQFKIPVKYIGVGEGIDDLQVFNKFEFVDSFFK; from the coding sequence ATGAGCTTTTTTAAAAAAATATTTTCATCGGAAAAAAAAGAAACCTTAGACAAAGGACTGGAAAAATCCAAATCCAGCTTTTTCGGTAAACTAAGTAAAGCCGTAGCAGGAAAATCTAAAGTAGACGATGAAGTTTTAGATAATCTGGAAGAAGTTTTGGTATCTTCAGATGTTGGCGTAAATACCACCTTAAAAGTTATAGAACGCATAGAAGCACGCGTTGCTAAAGATAAATACTTGGGTACCGACGAGCTCAATACAATTCTCCGCGAAGAAATTGCGGGCTTATTAAGCGAAACCAATTCTGGCGAAGACACCGAGTTTACTATCCCAAAAGATAAAAAACCGTACGTTATTATGGTAGTAGGCGTAAACGGTGTGGGCAAAACCACCACCATTGGTAAGTTGGCACATCAATTTAAAAAACAAGGATTAAATGTAGTGCTTGGTGCAGCTGATACCTTTAGGGCCGCAGCCATAGACCAACTTCAGGTTTGGGCAGACCGCGTAGATGTGCCTATTGTAAAACAATCGATGGGTAGCGATCCAGCATCGGTGGCTTTTGATACTTTGCAAAGTGCCGTAAACCAAAATGCCGATGTGGTTATTATTGATACCGCTGGCCGTTTGCACAATAAAGTAAACCTAATGAACGAGCTCACCAAAGTAAAACGTGTGATGCAAAAAGTGGTTGACGATACACCAAACGACGTATTATTGGTTTTAGATGGCTCCACAGGACAAAACGCTTTTGAACAAGCCAAACAGTTTACTGCAGCCACAGAGGTAACAAGTTTAGCGGTTACAAAATTGGATGGTACCGCAAAAGGCGGCGTTGTTATTGGAATTTCAGATCAGTTTAAAATACCCGTAAAATACATTGGCGTTGGCGAAGGCATTGACGATTTACAGGTTTTTAATAAGTTTGAGTTTGTGGATTCGTTTTTCAAGTAA